The stretch of DNA CCAGCAGGTAATTGTTGGCGCGGCCGCGGTTGCCGTTGATGCTGAACTGCCCGAACGTGCCCGGCGAATCGGAGACGCCGCTGGCGTCCGCCGTGGCCCCGGGCACGAACACCATCAGCTTGATGAAGTCTCGCCCGCTGATGGGCAGATCGGAGGCCATCTTGCCGCTGATCGTCCCGCCCATCACGTTGCTGGTGGTGTCCACCAGCGGGACCTGGGCCGTGACTTCCACGGTCTCCTTGATCTCGCCCGGCGTGAGCTTGACGTCCACGTGCTGGCTGGCGCTCACCTCCACGCTCACCCCTTTCACCGCCTGCGTCTTGAAGCCGCTCTTGCTGGCAGTGACCGTGTAGTCGCCCAGGGGCAGCTCGTTGAAGAAGTAATCGCCCTGGTCGTTGCTGGTGGAGGTGCGGCTGAGGGTTGTGCCGGTGTTGGTGGCCGTCACCTCCGCGCCCGCTACCGCGGCTCCGGTCGAGTCGGTGACCGTTCCCTGGATCCCTCCGCGGAAGGTCTGCGCTGCCAGAGTTCCCAGGCTGAGCACCACTACGGCAATCGCCACTCGCAATTTCATGTGCATTCCTCCCCGATGAAATGGCACAACCCGACGGGCCGCCAAAAAGTCGCGGCGATTATATCCCCGGCGCTTGCCACCGGCCACCCGTAAGTGGGAAAATCTTTGTGTCGCTCCTTGGGCCGCAAGGCATCTAAAGGAGTGACGACGAACCACGGCTTCAACAACCCCGTAGGCTGGGCCCCGAGCGGGGCCAGCGAGCCCACTGGAGCCGGTGGATGCTTTCAACATCTCCGTCCCGCTTAGCGGGACTGAAGGCGGAACCAGAAGTGACGACGACCATCGCCAGCGCCTGTTCGCTGGAAAACTATCTCGCTCTTCCCGACCACTCCATGGACGGGCGCATCGCCGCTGCCCGCGCCACTCTGGGCCGCCAGGCGACCATCCTCGGCCATCACTACCAGCGCGATGAGATCATCCGCTTCGCCGACTTCCGCGGCGACTCCTACAAGCTGGCCCAGGAGGGCGCCCGCACCGAGAGCAAATACATCCTCTTCTGCGGCGTGCACTTCATGGCCGAGAGCGCGGACATCCTCGGCCGCCCCGGCCAGCAGGTGATCCTGCCCGACCTGAACGCCGGCTGCTCCATGGCCGACATGGCCGAGATCGGCCAGGTCGAGGACGCCTGGGAGCAACTGGTGAAGGTCGGCCTCACCGCCGACTCGGGCGACCAGATGACGCCCATCACCTACATGAACTCGACCGCCGCCATCAAAGCCTTCTGCGGAGAGCGCGGCGGCGCGGTCTGCACCTCCTCGAGCGCGGCCGGCGCCTTCCGCTGGGCCTTCGCCAAGACGCCCAAAGTCTTCTTCCTACCCGACCAGCACCTGGGACGCAACACCGCCTACGCCATGGGATTCCCGCTCGCCGACATGGCGGTGTGGGACCCGTTCCAGCCGCTGGGCGGCAACACGCCGGAGCGCCTGCGCGCGGCCCGCATCCTGCTGTGGAAGGGACACTGCTCCGTCCACCAGCGCTTCCTGCCCGAGCACGTGGACAAAGTCCGCGCCAAATATCCCGGCATCCAGGTGATCGTCCATCCCGAGTGCCGCTGGGAGGTCTGCCAGAAAGCCGACGCGCTGGGCTCGACCGAGCGCCTGAAGAAGCTGGTGGAGCAGGCTCCCGCGGGCTCGAAGTTCGCCATCGGCACCGAGATCCACCTGGTGAACCGCGTCGCCAAGGAGAACCCGGACAAGCTGGTCCTCACGCTCGACGACTCCGGCTGCCTGTGCACCACCATGTTCCGCATCTCGCCGCAGCACCTGTGCTGGGCGCTGGAGAACCTGGTGGAAGGCAACGTGGTGAACCGCATCACCGTCAAACCAGAGGTGAAGCGCTGGGCCAAAGTCGCGCTCGACCGCATGCTGGAGATCCCGGCATGAGCGAGCGCACCTTCACCCTCGACGAAGCCCAGGTGCTGCTGCCGGTACTGGAGTCGCTCTTGCGGCGCTCCATCGCGGGCAAGCAGCTCATCGGGAAGATCGAGGGCGAGTTCCAGGAAGTCAGCCAGCGCATCTTCCTCGCCGGCGGCACGCGCGTGGACATCGCCCACCTGGCGGTGCGCAAAGCCGAAAAAGAAAAAGCCTTGCAGCGGGTGAAGGACGCGCTGGC from Terriglobales bacterium encodes:
- a CDS encoding carboxypeptidase-like regulatory domain-containing protein, with the translated sequence MKLRVAIAVVVLSLGTLAAQTFRGGIQGTVTDSTGAAVAGAEVTATNTGTTLSRTSTSNDQGDYFFNELPLGDYTVTASKSGFKTQAVKGVSVEVSASQHVDVKLTPGEIKETVEVTAQVPLVDTTSNVMGGTISGKMASDLPISGRDFIKLMVFVPGATADASGVSDSPGTFGQFSINGNRGRANNYLL
- the nadA gene encoding quinolinate synthase NadA produces the protein MTTTIASACSLENYLALPDHSMDGRIAAARATLGRQATILGHHYQRDEIIRFADFRGDSYKLAQEGARTESKYILFCGVHFMAESADILGRPGQQVILPDLNAGCSMADMAEIGQVEDAWEQLVKVGLTADSGDQMTPITYMNSTAAIKAFCGERGGAVCTSSSAAGAFRWAFAKTPKVFFLPDQHLGRNTAYAMGFPLADMAVWDPFQPLGGNTPERLRAARILLWKGHCSVHQRFLPEHVDKVRAKYPGIQVIVHPECRWEVCQKADALGSTERLKKLVEQAPAGSKFAIGTEIHLVNRVAKENPDKLVLTLDDSGCLCTTMFRISPQHLCWALENLVEGNVVNRITVKPEVKRWAKVALDRMLEIPA
- a CDS encoding DUF2203 domain-containing protein, which translates into the protein MSERTFTLDEAQVLLPVLESLLRRSIAGKQLIGKIEGEFQEVSQRIFLAGGTRVDIAHLAVRKAEKEKALQRVKDALAEIDSTGVYVKDLDVGLLDFPCRVSDQVILLCWKLGEKQITHWHGQEEGFQNRKPIDETITRAGKSKKQ